From Nicotiana tabacum cultivar K326 chromosome 20, ASM71507v2, whole genome shotgun sequence, one genomic window encodes:
- the LOC107830818 gene encoding large ribosomal subunit protein uL18c — protein sequence MACTSLSLSFLHNACADNKQLTLSFRTKLVTSARPLTVEAKATTRREDRTARHVRIRKKVEGTPERPRLCVFRSNKHIYVQVIDDSKMHTLASASTMQKPISEEFDYSAGPTTDVAKKVGEVIAKACLEKGITKVAFDRGGYPYHGRIEALADAAREHGLQF from the exons ATGGCTTGTACTTCACTTTCACTTTCTTTTCTTCACAACGCTTGCGCCGATAACAAGCAGCTGACTCTTTCATTCCGTACCAAATTGGTGACGTCAGCTCGGCCTCTTACGGTTGAAGCCAAGGCCACAACCAGAAGAGAAGACAGAACTGCCCGACATGTTCGTATTCGGAAGAAG GTTGAAGGGACACCTGAAAGACCAAGATTGTGTGTCTTCCGTTCCAACAAGCACATCTATGTTCAAGTAATTGATGACTCCAAGATGCACACACTGGCATCTGCTTCAACAATGCAGAAACCGATCTCTGAGGAATTCGACTACTCCGCTGGCCCCACTACA GACGTGGCGAAGAAAGTTGGGGAGGTTATAGCTAAGGCCTGTCTAGAGAAAGGAATCACTAAAGTAGCCTTCGACCGAGGAGGTTATCCTTACCATGGACGGATTGAAGCTCTCGCTGATGCTGCAAGAGAACACGGCCTTCAGTTTTAG
- the LOC107830817 gene encoding uncharacterized protein LOC107830817, whose translation MGSRNLRELIYVLLLVGFVVMSISGLVICKENNEEIEQQQSKENSESWTGWAKDKISEGLGFKSTDDDSVAKQASESTMDAAKNAKDKITDTATGTGQYVADKAGDLKNTAEEAKNKAYETAKQKATEKSSEAYSKAGEEKEKAYSDAETAKHKASEKAEEAKEKATEKAEEAKEQMKEMGEKAERETEEHMSWAKEKAKEAKEKAGETLEKAKENIASNLESAKEKTKEIKDNIAGKKRDEEL comes from the exons ATGGGTTCAAGAAACTTAAGGGAGTTGATTTATGTGTTGTTATTAGTTGGATTTGTGGTTATGTCTATATCTGGTTTGGTGATTTGTAAGGAAAATAATGAAGAAATTGAGCAGCAGCAAAGTAAAGAGAATTCAGAGTCTTGGACAGGATGGGCTAAAGATAAGATTTCTGAAGGTCTTGGTTTTAAATCTACTGATGATGATTCTGTTGCTAAACAAGCTTCTGAATCAACTATGGATGCTGCTAAGAATGCCAAAGACAAGATTACTGATACTGCTACAG GAACAGGACAATACGTAGCAGACAAGGCAGGAGATTTAAAGAACACAGCAGAAGAAGCAAAAAACAAAGCATACGAAACAGCAAAACAAAAAGCAACAGAAAAATCAAGCGAAGCTTAttcaaaagcaggagaagaaaaagaaaaagcataTTCAGATGCAGAAACAGCAAAACACAAAGCATCAGAAAAGgcagaagaagcaaaagaaaaagcaacaGAAAAAGCAGAAGAAGCAAAAGagcaaatgaaagaaatgggAGAGAAAGCagaaagagaaacagaagaaCATATGAGTTGGGCCAAAGAGAAAGCTAAAGAAGCAAAGGAAAAAGCAGGTGAAACATTggaaaaagcaaaggaaaatatAGCTTCAAATTTGGAATCAGCAAAggaaaaaacaaaggaaattaAGGATAATATAGCTGGTAAAAAACGAGATGAGGAACTCTAA